The following is a genomic window from Paenibacillus thiaminolyticus.
TTTGCATCAACCAGTCCATTTCTTCCGAATAGCCTGCCAAGATCAGAACGAACTGGTTCTTCTGATCTTCCATCGCTTTTACTAGTGTGTCCACAGCTTCCTTGCCGAAATCTTTCTCGCCGCCGCGAGCCAGGCTATACGCTTCGTCAATGAACAAGACGCCGCCCATCGCCTTTTTGATCAAGTCACGTGTCTTTTGCGCCGTATGTCCTATATATTCCCCAACCAGATCCGCGCGCTCCACTTCGAGCAGATGGCCTTTGCTCAGCAATCCGAGCTGCTGGAACATTTTCGCCATAATCCGGGCAACCGTCGTCTTGCCCGTCCCCGGGTTCCCTTTAAAAATCATATGATAGACATGCGAGTGACATGTGAGGCCCGCTTCCTGGCGGCGGCGATTCATTTGCAGAATGGCATAGAGCTCAAACGCAATCTCCTTCATATGCTCCAGACCGACGAGCCGGTCCAGCTCCTTGCGGATGTCGGCAAAAGGCCCTTCTGCCTGCATGGCCGACTGATCCTGACCGGCCGTCCGGGCCTGATCCGGCTGAGCCGCGGACTCAGCCGGCGTGTCCACCGGACGGATGACGACATTAATTTGACGCGAAGGTCTTGTTTCTGCGTTCGATCCGGCCGCTTTGAGTCGTACGTTCATATGCGTCACCCTTTCGACGTTCAACTCCCGATCCTGCCATCCCGAGGCAGAACCGTCTATGTTGTTCAATATATTCTAGCGTCGAACAGGTTATTAGAAGTTTACGGAATCCACAACTCGTCCCATTTCCATTTCGTATAGGCCAACGATTCACGGCTGCGGTACCATAGCGGAGACAGCACCTCGCTGTTAACCGTTACAACCTGCGGCTGGTCATAATGGAGCGCCTGCGCGATCTCCAACGCGCGCATGCCGTGGAAATCATGCGTCACGATCGTGGCCGACGTCCAGCCTCGCTCTTGCATCATGCGCTGGCTGAAGCGGAGATTTTCCAGCGTGCTCGTCGACTCGCCTTCCAGTACGATGCGATCTTCGCTTACCCCGTGATCGATCAAATAGTGAGCCATGCCTTCGGCTTCCGTGAAGTTCGCA
Proteins encoded in this region:
- a CDS encoding AAA family ATPase produces the protein MNVRLKAAGSNAETRPSRQINVVIRPVDTPAESAAQPDQARTAGQDQSAMQAEGPFADIRKELDRLVGLEHMKEIAFELYAILQMNRRRQEAGLTCHSHVYHMIFKGNPGTGKTTVARIMAKMFQQLGLLSKGHLLEVERADLVGEYIGHTAQKTRDLIKKAMGGVLFIDEAYSLARGGEKDFGKEAVDTLVKAMEDQKNQFVLILAGYSEEMDWLMQTNSGLPSRFPIQVEFPDYTVDQLLLIAESIAKEQDYVLMPQSLSQLKNVILDEKIMSSNLFSNARFVRNVMEKAMRNQAVRLLQTYPEQSPGKLELMTLRPEDLKWERK
- a CDS encoding YdcF family protein; this translates as MIQGQELGVHTNKGRLRARLLSLAGTLLFAGLLWLAYTQWKIASMPDVVQPVRTDIGIVLGASLWGDEPSPGLRERLNKALELYKEGRFDYIIVSGGLDRPDANFTEAEGMAHYLIDHGVSEDRIVLEGESTSTLENLRFSQRMMQERGWTSATIVTHDFHGMRALEIAQALHYDQPQVVTVNSEVLSPLWYRSRESLAYTKWKWDELWIP